One genomic window of Leptospira paudalimensis includes the following:
- a CDS encoding HD family phosphohydrolase: MKAIFDSSMTSVTDFLTKVRPVSVVRNIQIILVSLTLLFVTYVLSIPFFGQSKVNTDPDGLFSEGKIAPETIQSVKEFSYEDTEKTNLEKQKAKANVPFAFDKDFGVLVAGIDTNLSEDLEILRILLQEGKSNPAIVKDRIPRWRNRTNEEIQAILEYPRKDKLKNFIQQYTNLIFSKYCIVKEDLPFAKELDKAGAKIRNIGTQDHTTIIDGNLVIPRSQIYKDGPVTAVLSKLASEKLPNVSDSLLKAVSRIGLYYVYSYPACNYNPEETENARVKAASAVVVQKSRIQANEIIVRAGDVITPEVKLKLDMMNLYATRANLASIISIFLTQCVLIVIVGFYLIRYRPNRLNDLSSNLIIFFTLWIVIASIYLLSKVFYATDSDLSGVYYFGMFVPVGMLCLLLGFVYDEQLSIAIGFFLAFAVFFASRYNPTSFMLAFTVAVMSSIYGRRLLKRIDFLKAGFLLTFVQILVTTAGYLFDGREFFVSSGAGFFKDLTNSNLFRITVMCFVNGFASATAVQFLLPLYEYIFNIPTRFKLIELADTGHPLLQQLLTKAPSTYTHTFMVAALSERAAQNLNLDRLLVRVGVYFHDIGKIPNAGFFVENQHLIPKPEHIDKNNPALAAKTVIDHVLDGIEMAKKARLPREIISFIPEHHGTSTMAFFYHKALQEISSSARKNINKKDFQYPGPKPQSKETAIVMIADSLEAASRSLDEVSQESLDELIRKIINSKLAENQLDESGLTIGDLEIIKASFKEVLLSSLHQRPKYPKPEDTKALETANTKKPKS; the protein is encoded by the coding sequence ATGAAAGCGATCTTTGATTCTTCTATGACGAGTGTGACTGACTTTTTAACAAAAGTTAGACCTGTCTCTGTCGTTCGTAACATCCAAATCATTTTGGTTTCGCTTACTTTATTATTTGTGACCTATGTACTTTCGATTCCCTTTTTTGGACAATCAAAGGTAAATACGGATCCAGATGGACTTTTTTCAGAAGGGAAAATTGCACCAGAAACCATCCAATCGGTAAAAGAATTTTCTTACGAAGATACCGAAAAAACCAATTTAGAAAAACAAAAAGCAAAAGCGAATGTTCCGTTTGCATTTGATAAAGACTTTGGAGTCTTAGTTGCTGGGATTGACACCAATTTATCAGAGGATTTAGAAATCCTTCGGATCTTACTCCAAGAGGGAAAATCCAATCCTGCTATTGTAAAAGACCGTATCCCACGGTGGCGTAATCGTACAAACGAAGAAATCCAAGCGATCTTAGAATATCCAAGAAAAGACAAATTAAAAAACTTCATCCAACAATACACCAATCTGATTTTTTCCAAGTATTGTATTGTGAAAGAGGATTTACCATTTGCAAAGGAATTAGACAAAGCAGGTGCTAAAATTCGTAACATTGGAACACAAGACCATACCACCATCATTGATGGAAACTTAGTGATTCCGCGTTCCCAAATTTACAAAGATGGGCCTGTTACTGCCGTTTTATCCAAGTTAGCTTCGGAAAAATTACCAAACGTTTCTGACTCACTTCTCAAGGCAGTATCGAGAATTGGATTGTACTATGTGTATTCCTATCCTGCTTGTAATTACAATCCAGAAGAAACTGAAAATGCAAGGGTAAAAGCGGCAAGTGCTGTCGTTGTGCAAAAAAGCAGAATCCAAGCAAATGAAATCATTGTTAGAGCAGGGGATGTCATCACTCCAGAGGTGAAGTTAAAACTGGATATGATGAATTTATATGCGACTCGGGCAAACCTTGCTTCTATCATTTCTATTTTTCTCACTCAATGTGTTCTCATCGTAATTGTAGGCTTTTATTTGATTCGTTATAGGCCAAACAGATTGAATGACCTTTCGAGTAACCTTATCATCTTTTTTACACTTTGGATTGTTATTGCTTCGATTTATTTGTTATCGAAAGTATTTTACGCAACTGACAGTGATTTGTCGGGGGTTTATTATTTCGGAATGTTTGTTCCTGTGGGAATGCTTTGTTTACTTCTTGGTTTTGTTTATGATGAACAACTCTCCATTGCCATTGGGTTCTTTTTAGCCTTTGCCGTGTTTTTTGCCTCTCGGTACAATCCTACTTCCTTTATGTTAGCATTCACGGTAGCTGTCATGAGTTCCATTTATGGCAGAAGGTTACTCAAACGAATTGATTTTTTAAAAGCTGGGTTTTTACTCACATTTGTTCAAATCCTTGTGACAACTGCGGGTTATTTGTTTGATGGCAGGGAGTTTTTTGTCTCCAGTGGTGCTGGATTTTTTAAGGACTTAACCAATTCCAATTTATTCCGAATCACGGTGATGTGTTTTGTGAATGGTTTTGCAAGTGCCACTGCAGTTCAGTTTTTACTTCCTTTGTATGAGTATATTTTTAATATCCCAACCCGTTTTAAATTGATTGAACTGGCTGATACGGGCCACCCTTTATTACAACAACTTCTCACTAAAGCTCCTTCTACCTACACTCATACCTTTATGGTGGCGGCACTCTCCGAAAGAGCAGCACAAAATCTTAACTTAGATAGACTCCTTGTGAGGGTGGGAGTGTACTTCCATGATATTGGTAAAATTCCAAATGCTGGTTTTTTTGTGGAAAACCAGCATTTAATCCCAAAACCAGAACACATTGATAAAAATAATCCGGCACTTGCTGCAAAAACTGTCATCGACCACGTGTTAGATGGTATTGAAATGGCGAAAAAAGCAAGGCTTCCCCGCGAGATCATCAGTTTTATTCCAGAACACCATGGAACTTCCACTATGGCATTCTTTTACCATAAAGCATTACAAGAAATCTCTAGTAGTGCCAGGAAAAATATAAACAAAAAAGATTTCCAATACCCAGGACCAAAACCTCAAAGTAAGGAAACAGCAATTGTGATGATTGCCGATTCATTAGAAGCAGCATCACGTTCGTTAGATGAGGTTTCTCAGGAAAGTTTGGATGAGTTAATTCGTAAAATCATCAATTCAAAATTAGCAGAGAACCAGTTAGATGAAAGTGGTCTAACCATCGGTGATTTAGAAATCATCAAAGCAAGTTTTAAAGAAGTTTTACTTTCCAGTTTACACCAAAGGCCTAAATATCCGAAACCAGAGGATACAAAGGCATTGGAAACAGCGAATACTAAAAAGCCAAAATCATGA
- the ybeY gene encoding rRNA maturation RNase YbeY: MNPELQVFTNWNDETDQEEIDPELIIQNCELILQHLAPNFLQSLELSLLVVNDQMMSDINRERRGKPKTTDVLSFPLFDASLKIPFQILGEVVISMETCRKQAIEIGHTVIDEFYRLLVHGILHLFGYDHETNEEDAILMRKMEDECLDLVFAT, from the coding sequence ATGAATCCAGAACTTCAGGTCTTCACTAATTGGAATGATGAAACAGACCAAGAGGAAATCGATCCAGAGTTAATCATCCAAAACTGTGAACTCATTTTGCAGCACTTAGCTCCCAATTTTTTACAATCACTTGAACTTTCCTTATTAGTTGTGAATGACCAAATGATGTCTGATATTAATCGGGAACGTCGTGGAAAACCAAAAACTACTGATGTTTTATCGTTCCCATTGTTTGACGCATCTTTAAAAATACCATTTCAAATTTTAGGTGAAGTCGTGATTTCTATGGAAACTTGTCGGAAACAAGCAATTGAGATTGGTCATACAGTCATTGATGAATTTTATCGTTTGCTTGTTCATGGAATCTTACATCTGTTTGGTTATGATCATGAAACCAATGAAGAGGATGCGATTTTAATGAGAAAAATGGAAGATGAATGTTTGGATTTGGTATTTGCAACGTAA
- the recO gene encoding DNA repair protein RecO yields MAIRKETGIIIQSKDIGDSDRLISLAGESQVRMNFISKGIRKSKRRAIISTEIGCLVEVDFYDQAEKDWKSTKEIHLIKRFDELKSDYIGTLFVLYMTELTSQLYPEGENHPFLFQLLSGSLETSNTNGFRKEILPFFKIRALTHMGHFPTEFYCHTCGEEVLTKSKAYFSVDSREFLCSDCHPISKDHLPVLKLFHTMLSKKFSNVLAIFPKEFEYREGDMILNQFIRSLFGKELKSYFEFYRTIGDL; encoded by the coding sequence ATGGCAATACGAAAAGAAACAGGAATCATCATCCAGAGTAAAGACATCGGTGATAGTGACCGACTGATTAGTCTTGCAGGGGAGTCCCAAGTGCGGATGAACTTTATCAGTAAAGGAATTCGAAAGTCCAAACGACGTGCCATCATTTCAACAGAAATAGGTTGTTTAGTGGAAGTGGATTTTTATGACCAAGCTGAAAAGGATTGGAAATCAACTAAAGAAATCCACCTGATCAAACGATTTGATGAATTAAAATCTGATTATATTGGAACCCTTTTTGTTTTGTACATGACGGAACTTACTTCTCAATTGTATCCAGAAGGAGAAAATCATCCTTTTTTGTTCCAGCTACTTTCAGGGAGTTTGGAAACAAGTAATACCAATGGTTTTCGAAAGGAAATTTTGCCATTTTTTAAAATCAGAGCACTTACTCATATGGGTCATTTTCCTACGGAATTTTATTGCCATACTTGCGGGGAGGAAGTCCTCACAAAATCCAAGGCTTATTTTTCTGTTGATTCTCGTGAATTTTTATGTTCAGATTGCCATCCCATTTCCAAAGATCATTTGCCTGTTTTAAAACTTTTTCACACAATGTTATCTAAGAAATTTTCAAATGTTTTGGCTATTTTTCCGAAAGAGTTTGAATACAGAGAAGGTGATATGATCCTGAATCAATTTATACGATCGCTCTTTGGAAAAGAATTAAAATCTTATTTTGAGTTTTATCGAACGATTGGGGATTTATGA
- the argS gene encoding arginine--tRNA ligase, with protein sequence MKANQLLKNIVLAELESAVKSYIQKLNADIPFEDFKIRIEYSRDEKFGDYSSPFALENKNLLKLNPKDIAEGVLAEIQNDSLFDFVSFSPPGFINFRIRPSYLIGYVAKVMSPAVSFAKTDDSETILLEFVSANPTGPMNIVSARSAAYGDALANLLLSLGHTVKREFYVNDYGNQVYLLGVAVLLRIFECKGDHITFQEEESDESIFSLIEKRMLPKESYRGEYIKDIANELLNDSDHSKQVGDWIQNKNWENCIQFLSKYAVDYNLSRQKEDLNLFGVQFDKFYSERSLHESGEVENVPSLLKKEDVTTIDGKLHFLSTHYGDDKDRVIRREDGRPTYLMADIAYHFDKYKRGFTKLIDIWGPDHYGYIARLKGAVESFGKPKESFMVLIAQQVNLIENKEKVKMSKRLGIFQTMRDLLTYLGKNGKDVGRYFFLMRSSDAPLDFDLDLAKDESDKNPVFYIQYAHARVCSIFRELQMNITEWKFPSELKVQQFQQEERVRLLFWVSRFQEEVYDTATHLEPHRLTNYLQSLSKAFTKFYSHKDNRIKEKVGEEREQLLLLIYVTKLAIASGLELLGISSPEKMSKEVEG encoded by the coding sequence ATGAAAGCCAATCAATTATTAAAGAATATTGTCCTCGCAGAATTAGAATCTGCAGTTAAGTCTTATATACAAAAACTGAACGCAGATATCCCATTTGAAGATTTTAAAATTCGAATCGAATATTCAAGGGACGAGAAGTTTGGAGATTACTCCTCTCCCTTTGCTTTAGAAAATAAAAATCTCTTAAAATTGAATCCAAAGGATATTGCCGAAGGAGTTCTGGCCGAAATCCAAAATGATTCCCTTTTTGATTTTGTTTCGTTTTCTCCGCCTGGTTTTATCAATTTTAGAATTCGTCCTTCGTATTTAATTGGATATGTTGCAAAAGTCATGTCACCTGCTGTTTCCTTTGCAAAAACAGATGATTCGGAAACTATATTATTAGAATTTGTTTCTGCTAACCCAACGGGTCCCATGAATATTGTATCGGCTCGTTCTGCTGCATATGGTGATGCATTGGCAAACTTATTATTGAGTTTGGGCCATACCGTCAAACGAGAGTTTTATGTAAATGATTATGGAAACCAAGTGTATTTACTTGGGGTTGCTGTTTTACTTCGAATTTTTGAATGTAAGGGTGATCATATCACCTTCCAAGAGGAAGAATCTGATGAATCTATATTTTCCCTTATAGAAAAACGTATGTTACCCAAAGAAAGTTACCGAGGGGAGTACATTAAAGACATTGCCAATGAATTACTTAATGACTCAGATCATTCAAAACAAGTAGGGGATTGGATCCAAAACAAAAATTGGGAAAATTGTATTCAATTTTTATCCAAGTATGCTGTTGATTATAACCTCAGCCGACAGAAAGAAGACTTAAATTTATTTGGTGTTCAATTTGATAAGTTTTACAGTGAAAGGAGCTTACACGAATCAGGTGAAGTGGAAAATGTTCCATCGTTATTGAAAAAAGAAGATGTCACGACAATCGATGGAAAACTTCATTTTTTATCAACCCATTATGGTGATGACAAAGACCGTGTGATTCGTAGGGAAGATGGAAGGCCAACTTACCTTATGGCTGATATTGCATATCATTTTGATAAATACAAAAGAGGATTTACCAAACTCATTGATATATGGGGACCTGATCATTATGGTTACATTGCTCGATTGAAAGGGGCAGTGGAATCTTTCGGGAAACCAAAAGAAAGTTTTATGGTTCTCATCGCTCAACAAGTGAATCTGATCGAAAACAAAGAAAAGGTTAAAATGAGCAAACGGTTGGGAATTTTCCAAACGATGCGGGATTTGTTAACCTATCTAGGTAAAAATGGAAAGGATGTGGGCCGTTATTTTTTCCTAATGAGAAGTTCGGATGCACCACTCGATTTTGATTTGGATTTAGCCAAAGATGAATCAGATAAAAATCCTGTATTTTATATCCAATATGCACATGCAAGAGTTTGTTCCATCTTCCGTGAATTACAAATGAATATTACGGAATGGAAATTTCCTTCTGAATTAAAAGTGCAACAATTCCAACAAGAGGAACGAGTTAGACTTCTTTTTTGGGTATCTCGTTTCCAGGAAGAAGTGTATGATACTGCAACTCATCTGGAACCGCATCGTTTAACAAACTATCTCCAATCACTGAGTAAGGCATTTACCAAATTTTATTCTCATAAAGATAACCGTATTAAAGAGAAAGTAGGTGAGGAAAGGGAACAATTATTGTTACTGATCTATGTTACGAAATTGGCAATTGCTTCTGGTTTAGAACTTCTTGGAATTTCTTCCCCTGAAAAAATGTCGAAAGAAGTAGAAGGATGA
- a CDS encoding nicotinamide-nucleotide amidohydrolase family protein has protein sequence MSPFIVILSTGSELTAGRSLDTNSGWIANQLFELGWKVKKFITLPDDPNLILSELQSLQTLAKEKPVLAIMTGGLGPTEDDYTLETVLKLTGKTSYSVEKAKLRLTKIYESRGKEYKDILPNVFRQTFVPEGCKTLDNAVGIAVGFVESIGENSYLVCMPGVPSEMTEMFRRRLVPELKKLYPRENLLQKTKWLWNIGESLFQNDFIEPNRDEFFKEAEWGVTANRGYIKCIFQSTNQDLLDQITNRLETQYPKIISDDVFSIVHEGLLSEKLTISVVESCTGGLLGKKLTEQPGSSAYFMGGFLTYSNEMKSNLLGIPIETINTYGAVSEEVAKAMVEGLCQKTGTHYGVSITGIAGPDGGSEGKPVGTVCIGIKEPNGEIAIHRYVFPGNREAIRENASNTAIFLIYQSLKSKVI, from the coding sequence ATGTCACCATTTATTGTTATCCTATCCACTGGATCGGAATTAACCGCAGGTCGTAGTCTGGATACCAATTCTGGTTGGATTGCGAATCAATTGTTTGAACTTGGTTGGAAGGTAAAAAAGTTCATCACTTTGCCTGATGATCCAAATTTGATTCTTTCGGAATTACAATCACTACAAACTCTCGCAAAAGAAAAACCAGTGCTTGCTATCATGACAGGTGGGCTTGGACCAACGGAAGATGATTATACTTTGGAGACAGTTTTAAAATTAACTGGAAAAACATCCTATTCTGTTGAAAAAGCGAAACTTCGTCTCACCAAAATTTATGAATCAAGAGGAAAGGAATATAAAGATATCCTTCCTAATGTGTTTCGCCAAACATTTGTTCCTGAAGGATGTAAAACTTTAGACAACGCAGTCGGCATTGCCGTAGGATTTGTGGAATCTATTGGAGAAAATTCCTATTTGGTATGTATGCCAGGAGTTCCATCCGAGATGACTGAAATGTTTAGACGTAGGTTAGTTCCTGAACTGAAAAAACTTTACCCTCGGGAAAACTTACTACAAAAAACAAAATGGTTGTGGAACATTGGCGAATCATTATTCCAAAATGATTTTATCGAACCCAATAGGGATGAATTTTTTAAGGAAGCGGAATGGGGAGTTACTGCGAATCGTGGTTATATTAAATGCATATTCCAATCTACAAATCAAGATTTACTAGATCAAATCACCAATCGGTTGGAAACTCAATATCCAAAAATCATTTCAGACGATGTGTTTAGTATCGTACACGAAGGTTTGTTAAGTGAAAAATTGACCATCTCGGTTGTAGAAAGTTGTACTGGTGGATTACTTGGTAAAAAATTGACAGAACAACCTGGTTCCAGTGCTTACTTTATGGGTGGTTTTTTAACGTATTCGAATGAGATGAAATCCAATTTACTTGGGATTCCTATCGAGACAATTAACACATATGGTGCCGTAAGTGAAGAAGTGGCAAAAGCGATGGTGGAAGGACTATGCCAAAAAACAGGAACACATTATGGAGTATCCATCACGGGGATTGCAGGGCCGGACGGTGGAAGTGAAGGAAAACCTGTAGGCACAGTTTGTATTGGAATCAAAGAACCTAATGGTGAGATCGCTATCCACAGGTATGTGTTTCCTGGGAATAGGGAAGCAATCCGTGAGAATGCAAGTAATACTGCAATATTTTTGATTTACCAATCTTTAAAAAGTAAGGTTATATAA